Proteins encoded within one genomic window of Thermococcus celer Vu 13 = JCM 8558:
- a CDS encoding type I restriction endonuclease gives MEELREAIINVLRKVRAHRDLYVRNEEAVKQHLIGEVFQALGWDWNNPEEVRPEARTEDGRADYALMLDGKVFAYVEAKNLGVNVLKRDDPLRQLARYCFNSGVRYGILTNGTAWIAVKAFEEGSGLRDRVLITVNIEEEPIERSVLRLSLLSKSRIRDVERLSSLLRALELSFEGLKGEGYPERVLIDYLTSGGSSTTVPVGKLRGDETPRAAYVYDNGWKLLPLPEKSIKGVLLAVLLYMEKTSSGRRREEIRKAYEHLRVVPLPPEKALEVLRKLGEEEGLRIAVEL, from the coding sequence ATGGAAGAACTCCGGGAAGCGATAATCAACGTCCTTAGGAAGGTAAGGGCCCACAGGGACCTCTACGTCAGGAACGAGGAGGCCGTGAAACAGCACCTGATCGGCGAGGTGTTCCAGGCGCTCGGCTGGGACTGGAACAACCCCGAGGAGGTTCGGCCCGAGGCGAGAACCGAGGACGGACGGGCCGACTACGCGCTCATGCTCGACGGTAAAGTATTCGCCTACGTCGAGGCGAAGAACCTGGGCGTCAACGTCCTGAAGAGGGACGATCCCCTGCGCCAGCTGGCGCGGTACTGCTTCAACTCTGGGGTTCGCTACGGCATCCTCACCAACGGAACCGCCTGGATAGCCGTTAAAGCCTTCGAGGAGGGCTCCGGCCTGAGGGACAGGGTTCTGATAACGGTCAACATTGAAGAGGAGCCCATCGAACGGAGCGTTCTCAGGCTCTCCCTGCTCTCGAAGTCAAGGATACGGGACGTTGAAAGGCTCTCCTCCCTTCTCAGGGCGCTGGAGCTGAGCTTCGAGGGGCTGAAGGGGGAGGGCTATCCCGAGAGGGTTCTCATCGATTACCTGACCTCCGGTGGGAGCTCCACGACGGTTCCCGTGGGGAAGCTACGCGGCGATGAGACCCCGAGGGCGGCCTACGTGTACGATAACGGCTGGAAGCTCCTTCCACTCCCTGAGAAGAGCATCAAAGGGGTTCTACTCGCTGTTCTCCTTTACATGGAGAAAACGTCCTCGGGCCGTCGGCGGGAGGAGATAAGAAAGGCCTACGAGCACCTGAGGGTCGTCCCATTACCTCCAGAGAAGGCCCTCGAGGTGCTCCGGAAGCTCGGGGAAGAGGAAGGGTTGAGGATAGCCGTGGAGCTTTAG
- a CDS encoding Rossmann-like domain-containing protein: MLLGDIKRRALELMDSMDEEFGLIDFSFALPYTYVLIEGERGRSLGVAMTLPEEVGRYRTSIREPSLEGFIERADSLNVIERTLGVAAINALSQYVMDVSDAPDTDVVELIGSDIERVAVIGNMPPVVSALRGMDLEVLVFERNPKLWDRETLSDALEYPLLPGVDAVVASGSAIINGTLDMIVDRAKKARLLVLTGPTAQLMPDFLRGTGVTHLASMSVVDVDSALVRLKLGSFKGFEAGSKKYVLEV, translated from the coding sequence ATGTTACTGGGCGACATCAAGCGAAGGGCACTTGAGCTGATGGATTCGATGGACGAGGAATTCGGGTTGATCGACTTCTCCTTCGCGCTTCCCTACACCTACGTCCTGATCGAGGGCGAACGTGGCAGATCCCTTGGCGTCGCCATGACCCTCCCCGAGGAGGTCGGGAGGTACAGGACGTCCATCCGGGAGCCGTCCCTTGAGGGCTTCATCGAGCGGGCGGACAGCCTCAACGTCATCGAGAGAACCCTCGGGGTGGCCGCGATAAACGCCCTCTCCCAGTACGTGATGGACGTATCGGACGCGCCCGATACGGACGTCGTTGAACTGATCGGGAGCGATATCGAAAGGGTCGCGGTCATCGGGAACATGCCGCCGGTCGTCTCCGCCCTCCGCGGGATGGACCTCGAGGTTCTGGTCTTCGAGCGGAACCCGAAGCTCTGGGATAGGGAGACCCTCAGCGACGCCCTCGAGTACCCCCTCCTCCCAGGGGTGGACGCCGTCGTGGCCAGCGGCTCAGCTATAATCAACGGAACCCTCGATATGATAGTGGACAGGGCAAAGAAGGCGAGGCTCCTCGTCCTCACGGGGCCGACCGCCCAGCTCATGCCGGACTTCCTGAGGGGCACGGGGGTTACCCACCTCGCGTCGATGAGCGTCGTGGACGTTGACTCGGCCCTCGTGAGGCTCAAGCTCGGCTCGTTCAAGGGTTTCGAGGCCGGAAGCAAAAAGTACGTGCTGGAGGTTTAG
- a CDS encoding class II glutamine amidotransferase, with amino-acid sequence MCRILFATGEGEEIAPLFDAIVKSSENDPYKEKRGRGRQHRDGWGYTLIRSGGVRHYRSMKPIFEDDRALELLRGELDGFVTLMVHARAASQGVKSLFNVQPFAFSSRHGFTFWLLHNGDLDKSRVMELAELNGEELENVSDTYTFGVYLCRRLQDPGLETLLPHYRAMKETARSLFNTVTLFHLPDGDVRAFITASMTEDYTGNPLNYDYGKLLVLKNEKLFAVASSTAELYYPTGYEVAPNDTAFYVRIGTGSFEVKRVHL; translated from the coding sequence ATGTGCCGGATACTCTTTGCCACGGGCGAGGGCGAGGAAATCGCCCCGCTCTTCGATGCGATAGTTAAATCCTCGGAGAACGACCCCTACAAGGAGAAACGCGGGAGGGGGAGACAACACCGCGACGGCTGGGGTTACACCCTCATCAGGAGCGGGGGCGTCAGACACTACCGCTCGATGAAGCCGATCTTCGAGGACGACCGTGCCCTTGAGCTTCTCAGGGGAGAACTCGACGGCTTCGTGACCCTGATGGTGCACGCGAGGGCCGCGTCCCAGGGGGTTAAAAGTCTCTTCAACGTCCAGCCCTTCGCCTTCTCCTCGAGGCACGGCTTCACCTTCTGGCTCCTCCACAACGGCGACCTCGACAAGTCCCGCGTGATGGAACTGGCGGAGCTCAACGGGGAGGAGCTTGAGAATGTCTCGGACACCTACACCTTCGGGGTCTACCTGTGCAGGAGGCTTCAGGATCCGGGACTTGAAACCCTGCTCCCCCATTACAGGGCCATGAAGGAAACGGCGAGGTCGCTCTTCAACACGGTGACGCTCTTTCACCTTCCGGACGGGGATGTCAGGGCCTTCATCACGGCGAGCATGACGGAGGATTACACCGGAAACCCGCTGAACTACGACTACGGTAAACTCCTCGTTCTGAAGAATGAGAAACTCTTCGCGGTGGCCTCATCGACGGCCGAGCTCTATTACCCCACGGGGTATGAGGTGGCGCCGAACGATACGGCCTTCTACGTGCGCATCGGAACGGGTTCGTTCGAGGTCAAAAGGGTGCACCTGTGA
- a CDS encoding CBS domain-containing protein → MDTSAPIKVYMTRKLIGVEPDDTIKRACELMVQFDIGSLVVVEGGDVVGFFTKSDVIRRVVIPGRPNTTPVREIMTRDLITVDANTPLGDVLDLMAKKGIKHMLVSEGSRIVGIFSLRDLLTASRRRLETAIAAE, encoded by the coding sequence ATGGACACGAGCGCCCCGATTAAGGTTTACATGACGAGAAAACTCATAGGGGTGGAACCGGACGACACCATAAAGCGGGCCTGCGAGCTGATGGTTCAGTTCGACATAGGCTCCCTCGTCGTCGTTGAAGGGGGTGACGTGGTCGGTTTCTTCACGAAGAGCGACGTAATACGGCGTGTCGTGATCCCCGGGCGGCCTAACACAACCCCCGTCAGGGAGATAATGACGAGGGACCTGATAACCGTTGACGCCAACACCCCCCTCGGCGATGTTCTCGACCTGATGGCCAAGAAGGGCATCAAACACATGCTCGTGAGCGAGGGCAGCAGGATAGTCGGCATATTCAGCCTGAGGGACCTACTCACCGCGAGCAGGAGAAGGCTTGAAACGGCCATAGCGGCGGAGTGA
- a CDS encoding metallophosphoesterase family protein, with translation MIRIAHISDTHITSESAYKGYAYDLIANEINNGDFDFVIHTGDVTNQGLREEYERATYELKKIQKPLVVIPGNHDVRNVGYALFEEFIGPLNGVFEFDDGVVIWVDSTIPDLSDGRVGSQKFKWLRERLKEYSDRRFKIVAAHHHLVPLPDTGRERNVLFNAGDVLDLLLRYDVNLYTCGHKHVPNVYRVEDLVVDNAGCTSCRKTRKGDVNSYNIVTLHDDGRVEVRIRRVTGEERAKEHRPVRPKLFIPKGKRLLRIVQVSESNVSERAYFRRKVLENAIRTINERLKPDVVVHCGDVVDMGIERYYERAYEFYERIKAEKLVVPGHNDITYLGYDLFSEYFGQPGIKEINGVTFIPVLSAQYETPIGVVGRMGQKKLGELLEEYRDSFTVVVMHHNIVPIPRSREVGFLEDAGDVLRVITIGEANLVLTGHGGNAFGIKVEKTPIVNAGSISWELHRNPYGNSFNLIDIYPDMMVAFEVQATWGSGRLVGIWKIKSPFKSPSPPRPSP, from the coding sequence ATGATACGGATAGCGCATATAAGCGACACCCACATAACGAGTGAAAGCGCCTACAAGGGATACGCCTACGACCTCATAGCCAACGAGATAAACAACGGGGACTTCGACTTCGTCATCCATACCGGCGACGTGACCAACCAGGGGCTCCGCGAGGAATACGAGAGGGCCACCTACGAGCTCAAAAAGATCCAGAAGCCTCTTGTCGTCATCCCCGGCAACCACGACGTCAGGAACGTCGGCTATGCACTTTTTGAGGAGTTCATCGGGCCCCTGAACGGCGTCTTTGAGTTCGATGACGGGGTCGTGATATGGGTTGACTCAACCATACCCGATTTAAGCGACGGCAGGGTCGGCAGTCAGAAGTTCAAATGGCTGAGGGAGAGGTTGAAGGAGTACTCCGACAGGAGGTTCAAGATAGTCGCCGCCCACCACCACCTCGTGCCGCTCCCCGACACCGGGCGGGAGAGGAACGTTCTCTTCAACGCCGGCGACGTTCTCGACCTGCTCCTCAGGTACGACGTGAACCTCTACACCTGCGGACACAAGCACGTGCCCAACGTCTACAGGGTGGAGGACCTGGTGGTGGACAACGCCGGCTGCACCTCCTGCAGGAAGACGCGCAAGGGAGACGTCAACAGCTACAACATCGTGACCCTCCACGACGATGGACGGGTCGAGGTGAGGATAAGGCGCGTTACGGGGGAGGAGAGGGCCAAGGAGCACCGCCCCGTAAGGCCAAAGCTCTTCATCCCGAAGGGTAAAAGGCTCCTCAGGATAGTCCAGGTGAGCGAGAGCAACGTCTCGGAGAGGGCCTACTTCAGGAGGAAGGTGCTGGAGAACGCCATCAGGACGATAAACGAGAGGCTGAAGCCGGATGTGGTGGTCCACTGCGGCGACGTCGTCGACATGGGAATAGAGCGCTACTACGAGAGGGCCTACGAGTTCTACGAGAGGATAAAGGCGGAGAAGCTGGTGGTGCCGGGTCACAACGACATAACCTACCTCGGCTACGACCTGTTCTCGGAGTACTTCGGTCAGCCAGGGATAAAGGAGATCAACGGCGTTACCTTCATCCCCGTTCTCAGCGCCCAGTACGAGACGCCCATAGGAGTGGTGGGGAGGATGGGCCAGAAAAAGCTCGGTGAGCTCCTCGAGGAGTACCGCGATAGCTTCACCGTCGTCGTGATGCACCACAACATAGTTCCCATACCAAGGAGCAGGGAGGTCGGTTTCCTCGAGGACGCTGGGGACGTTCTTCGTGTTATCACAATCGGAGAGGCGAACCTCGTACTCACTGGGCACGGCGGTAACGCCTTCGGGATAAAGGTCGAGAAAACACCGATAGTAAACGCAGGTTCGATAAGCTGGGAACTCCACAGGAACCCCTACGGGAACAGCTTCAACCTCATAGACATCTACCCGGACATGATGGTGGCCTTCGAGGTCCAGGCCACTTGGGGCTCGGGTCGGCTCGTGGGGATATGGAAGATAAAAAGCCCCTTTAAGTCCCCATCCCCTCCCCGACCTTCTCCATGA
- a CDS encoding 2-phosphoglycerate kinase yields the protein MIIVTDPERKTRLPFSRGILTRSITLAGVDVGVAYTIASEVQRELSERGHKLVTTDDIRELTYGKLREHGLGEAAKRYLFWRRFRRLKIPITILLGGTTGVGKSTIATELAFRLGTRSVIGTDTIREVMRKIIAPELLPDLHTSSFLAWKTISHSRPEESLLVQGFRKQVEHVSVGVSAVLERVYKEGFNSILEGIHLVPGYIELKENTFMYVITVGNKKDLEARFYERARYSKRSADYYLKHLDAIMEIQEFIVSRAKEHNVPVINNVELEKTVNRIMEDIMGRLMEKVGEGMGT from the coding sequence ATGATAATCGTCACGGACCCTGAGAGAAAGACCCGTCTGCCCTTTTCGAGGGGCATCCTGACGCGTTCCATAACCCTCGCCGGCGTTGACGTGGGGGTGGCTTACACCATAGCGAGCGAGGTTCAGAGGGAGCTCAGCGAAAGGGGGCACAAGCTTGTAACGACGGACGACATAAGGGAGTTGACGTACGGAAAACTCCGCGAGCACGGTCTCGGGGAAGCGGCGAAACGCTACCTCTTCTGGCGCAGGTTCCGGAGGCTCAAGATCCCAATAACGATACTGCTCGGAGGGACTACGGGCGTGGGTAAATCGACGATAGCCACGGAGCTGGCCTTCCGCCTCGGCACGAGGAGCGTCATCGGCACGGACACGATAAGGGAGGTCATGAGGAAGATAATCGCGCCGGAGCTGCTGCCGGATCTCCACACGTCGTCGTTTCTGGCGTGGAAGACTATCTCCCACAGCCGGCCCGAGGAGTCGCTCCTCGTACAGGGGTTCAGGAAGCAGGTGGAACACGTCTCGGTCGGGGTCTCCGCTGTCCTCGAAAGGGTCTACAAGGAGGGCTTTAACTCCATACTCGAGGGCATACACCTGGTTCCGGGTTACATCGAGCTCAAGGAGAACACCTTCATGTACGTGATAACCGTGGGGAACAAAAAGGACCTCGAGGCCCGCTTCTACGAGAGGGCACGCTACAGCAAGAGGTCGGCGGACTACTACCTGAAGCACCTCGACGCCATAATGGAGATACAGGAGTTCATCGTTAGCAGGGCGAAGGAGCACAACGTTCCCGTAATAAACAACGTCGAGCTCGAAAAGACCGTCAACAGGATAATGGAAGATATAATGGGGCGCCTCATGGAGAAGGTCGGGGAGGGGATGGGGACTTAA
- a CDS encoding 2,3-diphosphoglycerate synthetase — MGRGRLVLIDGEHYPDVTAWAVKKLGDVCCAVFLGGSEKIGNVREVEEKLGVKVYHGRDYISSLRKALGENKVTEVVDLSDEPVLNYEDRFAIASLCMLHGVPYRGADFLFTPKPLKTLRKPSLAVMGTGKRVGKTAVSGFIARTLKGIANPVIVTMGRGGPERPEVIEGDKLEITPEFLLRLADQGRHAASDHFEDALTARVTTVGCRRCGGGMAGFSFFDAMDEGVRIAESLPNDLVILEGSGATFPAYRADGYILVIGANQRLDFIKGYFGPFRISLADTVVVTMADTVEGGRLKTLKETVESINPDADVHLTAFRPRPLGDVSGKRIGLVMTSHDALPRARGWLEKLGAEVLHSSGNLSRRDPLLEDLRSFRGIDAVAVELKAAAVDVVTRWALKNGIEVVYLDNEPVNVDGKDLKRAVLELGRSILEGRK; from the coding sequence ATGGGGAGGGGACGGCTCGTCCTAATAGACGGTGAACACTATCCGGACGTCACGGCGTGGGCGGTGAAAAAGCTGGGTGACGTCTGCTGTGCAGTTTTCCTCGGTGGGAGCGAGAAGATAGGGAACGTCCGTGAGGTGGAGGAAAAGCTCGGTGTTAAGGTGTACCACGGGCGCGATTACATTTCCTCCCTCAGGAAAGCACTCGGAGAGAACAAAGTGACCGAGGTGGTTGATCTGAGCGATGAGCCGGTGCTCAACTACGAGGACCGCTTCGCCATCGCCTCCCTCTGCATGCTACACGGTGTCCCCTACAGGGGGGCCGACTTCCTCTTCACGCCAAAACCACTCAAAACCCTGAGGAAACCCAGCCTCGCCGTCATGGGGACGGGGAAGCGCGTTGGAAAGACCGCGGTGAGCGGCTTCATAGCGAGGACGCTTAAGGGCATCGCCAACCCCGTGATAGTTACGATGGGACGCGGCGGTCCGGAAAGGCCCGAGGTCATCGAGGGGGATAAGTTAGAGATAACGCCCGAATTCCTTCTGAGGCTCGCCGACCAGGGGAGACACGCCGCATCGGACCACTTCGAGGACGCGCTAACGGCGAGGGTCACCACCGTGGGCTGTCGCCGGTGTGGGGGAGGTATGGCCGGCTTTTCTTTCTTCGACGCCATGGACGAGGGGGTGAGAATAGCCGAAAGCCTCCCCAACGACCTCGTCATCCTTGAGGGGAGCGGGGCCACGTTTCCAGCTTACCGCGCCGACGGCTACATCCTGGTAATCGGTGCAAACCAGAGGCTGGACTTCATAAAGGGCTACTTCGGCCCCTTCAGGATAAGCCTCGCCGATACGGTCGTGGTCACGATGGCGGATACGGTTGAGGGGGGCCGACTAAAGACGTTGAAGGAGACTGTGGAGTCGATAAACCCCGACGCTGACGTTCACCTGACCGCCTTCCGTCCGAGACCCCTCGGAGACGTCTCGGGAAAGAGGATCGGCCTCGTCATGACCTCCCACGATGCCCTTCCCAGAGCGAGGGGGTGGCTTGAGAAGCTGGGGGCCGAGGTGCTCCACTCGTCCGGCAACCTCTCGAGGAGGGACCCGCTTTTGGAGGATCTGCGTTCCTTCAGGGGGATAGACGCCGTCGCGGTCGAGCTCAAGGCGGCGGCGGTTGACGTCGTCACGAGGTGGGCCCTCAAAAACGGGATCGAAGTGGTATACCTCGACAACGAACCCGTTAACGTGGACGGAAAGGACCTGAAGAGGGCGGTACTGGAGCTGGGACGTTCCATTCTGGAGGGACGGAAATGA
- a CDS encoding MBL fold metallo-hydrolase yields the protein MALRKLGDSAYLYPGSPSTLVKVFEGNAVIVDPGHGKGRHKDLKRETKKLGVKIAAQLATHGHADHVAVASRLDAPLFIHRFEFSIAESPLNREILTFGSKAPEGFLAFQFPGEVRAHAVFEWGDELFGLKAVSLNGHSPGMTGFLDGENGLIYAGDSFFGERVVESVGLPYLVDPELFKDSIKELQNYAEKGLLLIPSHGRAVRGEEAIELLDFNIKRVEEVGELIPELLKRPMGIDELTFRITVHYGVEPTPRRLALNLVPMRAFIAELYNEGRIEALVENGLKWKARRD from the coding sequence ATGGCACTGCGGAAGTTGGGTGACTCGGCTTACCTCTACCCCGGAAGCCCCTCAACCCTCGTGAAGGTTTTTGAAGGGAACGCGGTCATCGTTGATCCAGGCCACGGAAAGGGAAGACACAAGGATCTGAAACGTGAGACGAAGAAGCTCGGTGTTAAGATAGCGGCCCAGCTCGCGACCCACGGACACGCCGACCACGTGGCGGTGGCATCCCGCTTAGATGCACCGCTCTTCATCCACCGCTTTGAGTTCTCCATAGCGGAGAGTCCGCTCAACAGGGAGATCCTCACCTTCGGTTCAAAGGCTCCCGAGGGGTTTTTGGCGTTCCAGTTTCCGGGGGAGGTCAGGGCCCACGCCGTCTTCGAGTGGGGAGACGAGCTCTTCGGCCTTAAGGCCGTCAGCCTGAACGGCCACTCGCCGGGAATGACGGGCTTTCTGGACGGGGAAAACGGCCTGATTTACGCGGGCGATTCCTTCTTCGGGGAGCGGGTTGTGGAGAGCGTTGGGTTGCCCTACCTCGTTGACCCTGAATTGTTCAAAGACTCAATTAAAGAATTACAGAATTATGCTGAAAAGGGTCTCCTGCTCATCCCCTCCCACGGGAGGGCCGTGAGGGGTGAAGAGGCCATCGAACTGCTTGACTTCAACATCAAGCGGGTTGAGGAGGTGGGGGAACTCATACCCGAACTCCTCAAAAGACCGATGGGCATCGACGAGCTAACCTTCCGGATTACGGTGCACTACGGGGTGGAACCCACACCAAGGAGGCTCGCGCTGAACCTCGTTCCAATGAGGGCGTTTATAGCGGAACTCTACAACGAGGGACGGATTGAGGCCCTCGTGGAGAACGGACTGAAGTGGAAGGCCAGGAGGGACTGA
- the cas4 gene encoding CRISPR-associated protein Cas4, which produces MTGNKGENDGLIEFYASEALTCPRRIYFRLKGYPPKWPEFVKVRLNQGVNTHNVLGEILRKRFGFELEKHMVLRSRRLGFEIHGRVDAIRNFPIEIKGKTSLPKSPYDYHMAQLNVYLRWAEAEYGYLYYIKLHDEPMRVIEKIDFSRFPILEGPNFRAFEIPYDDKLFRETLKQFYSVKRAYEKGRPPKGWNDYACRFCPYRYLCYPDGE; this is translated from the coding sequence ATGACCGGAAATAAGGGTGAGAACGACGGACTCATAGAGTTCTACGCCAGCGAGGCTTTAACATGTCCGAGGAGAATATACTTCCGCCTGAAGGGTTATCCCCCGAAGTGGCCCGAGTTCGTTAAGGTGAGGCTGAACCAGGGGGTGAACACCCACAACGTCCTCGGTGAGATCCTGAGGAAGAGGTTCGGGTTCGAGCTCGAGAAGCACATGGTCCTCCGCTCCAGGAGACTCGGCTTTGAGATACACGGCAGGGTCGATGCCATAAGGAACTTCCCCATCGAGATAAAGGGCAAGACGAGCCTCCCGAAGAGCCCCTACGACTACCACATGGCCCAGCTCAACGTATACCTCCGTTGGGCCGAGGCCGAGTACGGCTACCTCTACTACATCAAGCTCCACGACGAGCCCATGAGGGTGATAGAGAAGATAGACTTCTCGCGCTTTCCCATCTTGGAGGGGCCTAACTTCCGGGCCTTTGAGATCCCCTACGATGATAAGCTCTTTCGGGAGACGCTGAAGCAGTTCTACTCCGTCAAGCGCGCTTACGAGAAGGGAAGACCCCCGAAGGGGTGGAACGACTACGCCTGTCGGTTCTGTCCCTACCGTTATCTGTGCTATCCGGACGGGGAGTGA
- the taw2 gene encoding tRNA(Phe) (4-demethylwyosine(37)-C(7)) aminocarboxypropyltransferase Taw2 codes for MTRTQLIKPRIRELLSRELPPELVRMIPKHWVRIGDVLILPLRPELEPYRHRIAEVYARVLGVKTVLKKGKIGGEFRETNYEVLYGKDTVTVHVENGVRYKLDVARVMFSPANVKERVRMAGVARPGELVVDMFAGVGHLSLPMAVHGKARVIAIEKSPYTFRFLVENIELNRVQDRMTAYNIDNRDFPGEDVADRVLMGYVVRTHEFIPKALSIAKDGAIIHYHNTVPERLMPEEPFETFRRTAEEHGYRVEKLNELVIKRYAPGVWHVVDDIRVFKR; via the coding sequence ATGACGAGGACACAGCTGATAAAGCCCCGCATAAGGGAGTTACTCTCCCGCGAGCTCCCCCCCGAGCTGGTTCGCATGATCCCCAAGCACTGGGTCAGGATAGGCGACGTGCTGATCCTGCCGCTGAGGCCTGAGCTGGAGCCCTACAGGCATCGCATCGCGGAGGTTTACGCTCGGGTCCTCGGCGTTAAAACCGTTCTGAAAAAGGGCAAGATAGGTGGTGAGTTCCGGGAGACCAACTACGAGGTGCTGTACGGAAAGGACACGGTGACTGTGCACGTCGAGAACGGGGTAAGGTACAAGCTCGACGTCGCAAGGGTGATGTTCTCTCCGGCAAACGTCAAGGAGAGGGTCAGGATGGCGGGGGTGGCCAGGCCCGGGGAGCTGGTCGTTGACATGTTCGCCGGGGTGGGTCACCTCAGCCTCCCGATGGCCGTCCACGGAAAGGCAAGGGTGATAGCAATAGAGAAGAGCCCCTACACCTTCCGCTTCCTCGTTGAGAACATCGAGCTGAACCGCGTCCAGGACAGGATGACGGCCTACAACATCGACAACCGGGACTTCCCGGGGGAGGATGTAGCCGACAGGGTTCTGATGGGGTACGTCGTGAGAACCCACGAGTTCATACCCAAGGCCCTCAGCATAGCGAAGGACGGGGCGATAATCCATTACCACAACACCGTCCCCGAGAGGCTCATGCCTGAGGAGCCCTTCGAGACATTCAGGAGAACCGCGGAGGAGCACGGATACCGGGTTGAAAAGCTCAACGAGCTCGTGATAAAGCGCTACGCCCCCGGCGTCTGGCACGTCGTCGATGACATCCGGGTGTTCAAAAGATAG